One Zonotrichia albicollis isolate bZonAlb1 chromosome 25, bZonAlb1.hap1, whole genome shotgun sequence genomic window carries:
- the SLC45A1 gene encoding proton-associated sugar transporter A isoform X2 produces MMIPPPAASPVGDAALLSGVASQELWRSSAPGYPGLPTRHISHRANNFKRHPKRRKHIRPSPPPPPNTPCPMDLVDFGDLQPQRSFLELLFNGCILFGLEFSYAMETAYVTPVLLQMGLPDQLYGMVWFISPILGFLLQPLLGAWSDRCTSRFGRRRPFILVLAVGALLGLSLMLNGKDIGSALSDTENNHKWGIILTVCGVVLMDFSADSADNPSHAYMMDVCSPVDQDRGLNIHALLAGLGGGFGYVVGGIHWDKTSFGKAVGGQLRVIYVFTSIVLTIATVLTLVSIPERPLKSSNRKKKVMKSPSLPLPPSPPFFFEDNVNENSASHNSAHLHASFTSPVSPMSPLTPKYGSFISRDNSLTGLNEFASSFGTSNIDSVLIDCFTGGHNSYMTLPASLSRQPVSVSFPRVPDGCYHGANGILEPGESSLTSGCDSDVLRVGSLDAIKPRSSGILKRPQTLAIPDAVTGHCPENNRRRNVTFSQQVANILLNGVKYESELNEPGEASEQPLSVKLLCSTICHMPKALRNLCINHFLGWLSFEGMLLFYTDFMGEVVFQGDPKAPHNSDEYQKYNTGVTMGCWGMCIYAFSAAFYSGTWYSSLNCFGKRYIS; encoded by the exons ATGATGATTCCGCCGCCTGCCGCGAGCCCTGTGGGCGATGCTGCTCTCCTGTCAGGGGTGGCCTCCCAGGAGCTCTGGAGATCATCAGCCCCAGGCTACCCTGGGCTGCCCACACGCCACATCAGCCACCGGGCCAACAACTTCAAGAGACACCCAAAGAGGAGGAAACACATCAGGCCCTCACCTCCCCCGCCCCCCAACACTCCCTGTCCCATGGACCTGGTTGACTTTGGGGATCTCCAGCCTCAGAGGTCTTTCCTGGAGCTCCTGTTCAATGGGTGCATTCTCTTTGGGCTTGAATTCAGCTATGCCATGGAAACAGCCTATGTtacccctgtgctgctccagatGGGGCTTCCAGACCAGCTCTATGGGATGGTGTGGTTCATCAGCCCTATATTAG GGTTTTTGCTGCAGCCTTTGCTGGGAGCCTGGAGTGACAGATGCACATCAAGATTTGGGAGGAGAAGACCTTTCATTCTGGTTTTAGCAGTAG GAGCATTGCTTGGGCTCTCGCTTATGCTGAATGGCAAAGATATAGGGAGTGCCTTGTCTGACACTGAGAATAACCACAAATGGGGGATCATCCTTACAGTCTGTGGTGTTGTCCTCATGGACTTCAGTGCAGATTCAGCAGACAATCCCAGCCATGCCTACATGATGGATGTGTGCAGCCCAGTGGATCAGGACAGGGGCCTCAACATCCACGCTTTGTTAGCAG GTCTTGGAGGTGGCTTTGGTTATGTTGTTGGAGGAATACACTGGGATAAAACCAGTTTTGGAAAAGCTGTAGGAGGGCAACTCCGTGTCATCTATGTCTTCACCTCAATTGTACTGACCATTGCTACTGTGCTGACTCTAGTTAGCATTCCAGAGAGACCCTTAAAGTCCTctaacaggaagaaaaaggtgATGAAAAGTCCAAGtcttcctctccctccttctccacctTTCTTCTTTGAGGACAATGTAAATGAAAACTCTGCTTCTCATAACTCAGCTCACTTACATGCAAGTTTTACGAGTCCTGTTTCCCCCATGAGCCCACTCACACCAAAATACGGGAGTTTTATCAGCAGAGACAATTCCTTGACAGGACTTAATGAGTTTGCATCATCCTTTGGGACTTCAAATATTGACAGTGTGCTTATAGACTGTTTTACAGGAGGACATAATAGTTACATGACACTTCCAGCTAGTTTGTCCAGGCAGCCTGTCAGTGTCAGCTTCCCTCGGGTGCCTGATGGCTGCTACCATGGAGCAAATGGAATTCTggagccaggggagagcagcTTAACATCAGGGTGTGACAGTGATGTGCTGAGAGTGGGCTCACTGGATGCAATAAAGCCACGCTCATCAGGGATCTTGAAAAGACCTCAGACCTTGGCCATTCCAGATGCTGTAACAGGACACTGCCCAGAGAATAACAGAAGAAGAAATGTAACCTTCAGCCAGCAG GTTGCCAACATCCTGCTGAACGGGGTCAAGTACGAGAGCGAGCTCAACGAACCGGGCGAGGCCTCGGAGCAGCCGCTGTCGGTGAAGCTGCTGTGCTCAACCATCTGCCACATGCCCAAGGCTCTGCGGAACCTCTGCATCAACCACTTCCTAG gGTGGCTTTCATTTGAGGGGATGTTACTCTTTTATACTGACTTCATGGGAGAAGTGGTGTTCCAAGGGGACCCAAAAGCACCTCACAACTCAGATGAGTATCAGAAGTACAACACTGGGGTCACCATGGGCTGCTGGGGAATGTGCATCTATGCATTCAGTGCTGCTTTCTACTCAGGTACTTGGTACAGCTCTCTGAACTGCTTTGGGAAAAGATACATTTCTTAA